The following coding sequences are from one Muntiacus reevesi chromosome 17, mMunRee1.1, whole genome shotgun sequence window:
- the LOC136148277 gene encoding olfactory receptor 5AS1-like: protein MLENNYTMPAEFLLVGFTDYLPLRVALFLVFLIVYTLTVVGNVGLIILVNINSSLQTPMYYFLSNLSFLDISYSTAITPKMLVNFLASKKSISLSGCALQMFSFGCFADAECLILAAMAYDRYAAICNPLLYSALVSRRVCVFCVVLAYFSGAVTSMVHVCLTFRLPFCGSNIVNHFFCDIPPLLALSCTDTYINELLLFALCGFIQTSTFVVIFFSYFCILLTVLGIKSSGGRSKTFSTCASHLIAITLFYGTLLFMYLRPTTSYSPDTDKVVAVFYTVVFPMFNPIIYSFRNKDVKYALRKLLDRNWTFK from the coding sequence ATGTTGGAAAATAATTATACCATGCCAGCTGAGTTCCTACTTGTTGGATTCACAGATTATCTACCTCTCAGAGTTGCACTATTCTTGGTATTTCTCATAGTCTATACACTAACTGTGGTGGGAAATGTAGGTTTAATAATCCTAGTTAATATCAATTCAAGCCTTCAAACCCCCAtgtattattttctcagcaacCTGTCTTTCTTAGACATTAGCTACTCTACAGCAATCACTCCTAAAATGCTGGTAAATTTCTTAGCATCCAAGAAAAGCATTTCCCTCTCTGGCTGTGCACTACAGATGTTTTCCTTTGGTTGTTTTGCTGATGCTGAATGCCTTATCCTGGCAGCAATGGCCTACGACCGCTATGCAGCCATCTGCAATCCACTGCTCTATTCTGCTCTTGTGTCTCGGAGAGTCTGTGTCTTCTGCGTTGTGTTGGCCTACTTCAGTGGGGCTGTGACTTCAATGGTCCACGTCTGTCTCACATTCAGACTGCCATTTTGTGGCTCCAACATCGTAAACCATTTTTTCTGTGACATCCCACCTCTCCTGGCATTATCCTGCACAGACACCTACATCAATGAGCTTCTGCTCTTTGCCTTGTGtggcttcatccagaccagcactTTTGTGGTCATCTTTTTCTCATACTTCTGTATCCTCCTCACTGTTTTGGGCATCAAGTCTTCAGGTGGAAGAAGCAAAACGTTCTCTACCTGTGCCTCCCATCTCATAGCAATCACCTTATTCTATGGAACACTTCTGTTTATGTACTTGCGTCCCACTACCAGCTACTCCCCAGACACTGACAAAGTAGTTGCAGTGTTTTATACAGTTGTCTTTCCCATGTTTAATCCAATAATCTACAGTTTCAGAAACAAGGATGTAAAATATGCCCTCAGAAAGCTATTGGACAGAAACTGGACTTTCAAATGA